A genome region from Lusitaniella coriacea LEGE 07157 includes the following:
- a CDS encoding crossover junction endodeoxyribonuclease RuvC, producing MNKWLGIDPGLATVGWAVLEEVPHKPPHLIDYGIIETHKSFPTPQRLAELEEDLATLIAEFKPTCVVLEMPFFSRQIKAAGSVLQAVGIINLVCFREAGIIPIQLHQSSWKAHLGNGRADKEEVATMLKNLFDLPHLPVDDSVDAIGIGYAGLCGLTNNIK from the coding sequence ATGAATAAATGGCTTGGAATTGACCCCGGACTTGCAACGGTGGGTTGGGCGGTATTAGAAGAAGTTCCCCACAAACCACCGCATTTAATCGACTACGGCATCATCGAAACCCATAAATCCTTCCCCACACCCCAACGATTGGCGGAATTAGAAGAAGATTTAGCAACTTTAATCGCCGAGTTTAAACCGACTTGCGTTGTTTTGGAAATGCCCTTTTTTAGTCGCCAAATTAAAGCCGCAGGAAGTGTGCTGCAAGCGGTTGGTATTATCAACCTTGTCTGTTTTCGGGAGGCGGGGATTATCCCTATTCAATTGCACCAATCCAGTTGGAAAGCTCATTTGGGGAACGGGAGAGCAGATAAGGAAGAAGTTGCAACGATGCTCAAAAATCTGTTCGATCTCCCCCATCTTCCCGTTGACGATTCTGTTGATGCGATTGGGATTGGCTATGCGGGTCTGTGCGGTTTGACCAATAATATTAAATGA